In the genome of Peromyscus eremicus chromosome 1, PerEre_H2_v1, whole genome shotgun sequence, the window cttgaaaaaggaaaacagaataatAGCAACAAGCACAATTTCCATCAGTAACATTTCTTGAACATTCTATGTTCATCAGCAGTTGAGGAAGCTGGCACTTGGGAATGTGCTGATCCTCTGAggttaaatgagaatggcctaGCCCGTATTCTGACAGAGGCTTGTCTCAGTGTTCGTTGGTTTCCTCGTCATTCTGGTTTTGAGGACTGCCTGCTGTTGGAAATGTTACCCTTTAACCAAACTCAAAGCTGATGTGGCCTGAACATGGTGAGAGGTGTTCAGCTGTCCTGGGAGATTCACAAGTCTTTAGGCAAATGAGCTGTCTCTTTACAATGGCCTCAGGGAACAGCTGTGACATGGGCACACATTACTTCCTCCCCAGGAAGTCAGGCTCTCTCCTCAGGAATGCAGGGGCtgctaatataaaataaaaattatgttcacATAGTTcatatacagtaagaacaatAACTAGTGAAATAAAATTGAGAGACAGTTTGTATTTTTCATATTAGCAAAATCCAAGAATACCGAAACACGCTGGTTGGCAGATAAATTGGTGTGACTTCTTTGAAGGATAATGGCATTGCTTTACCTACAAAAATTTTAAGGTTACAGAAATATTTACACAGCAATCATCTCCAGATATTATATTGACAAATGCATTTAGCCACATAAAAATTGATACATATGTATGAGAACTTTTGACTACAATACCATTTATAAGACTACATAGAAACAGATAACCTGGAAAcctataaataaatttttataagcACGATACACCAGAATTCAATGGATGAAACAtatggatataaaaataaatgccaaACCTTTTCACATACAGGCTATGAGAGATCTAAAAgacatactcatacatatattAAACACCGAGTCGAGGACAGCACATGGTTTTCAATGGAAAACAGTATTGGAAGCTGTCCCTTTACAGTAATCTACAGAAAATAGCTGTTGAATATGATATACTGGATTTCTCCTCAAGAAAGCCTGGCTCTCTCCTCAGAGTGAAGGGGCTGTGATGAGTGTCACCTAGAGACATCTGACTTAGGAGTTTTTGTGCAACTgtatttgttaattatttttagaTGATTCTATGTAATatggactggcctcaaatttgctccatagctgaggatgaacttctgattcttctgcctctgcttcccaaatgctagaattataagTTTGTACAACCATACCCCATTTTATAAGGTAAGGGAGATTatgaacccaggacttcaagaacattaaacaaatactctaccaactgagctgtatccccagacATTGTGAGACTTCATTTAGACTGTATTTCTCCCCAACCAGTGGTAATCAGCTGTACTTTAGATGTTCATtataaaaaattcttttgttttttataattgtAGACCCAATATACACACagcttatatatatgtatataatttgtatatacatacatacataaaaaaggaaataaggaaatatAATTATTTGAAGAACTTTTTGATGTTTGAAGAGATAAAACAGAATTACTGAAGTGTAGACAAAAAGTAAATATGTTTGATATGCATCTATGTCAGGAGACTCAAAGTTTCAATAGCCTTACATATTGGGGTATCCACAGGAAGGAGGCTGAATAGTCACCGTGTAAACTCTGGAAATGGAAGTGAGCTGCTAACACTTTCATTTTCTACTACATTGTTTGACAACCGGATCCCACCATCTCCTTTGTATTCCTCTAAATGTGGAATGCTTTTCTctggattccctaaagatatcctCTCTTATTTTCTTGGCCCTGAAAATAACCTCTCATTTATTTCTCTGGATGTCTATGGGAAGATCCTTCCTGTGGGTTTGACAGCTTGATTTCTTCCTACAGCTCTAAATCATTGTTCTGTACAGAGTTCCACTGCCACACAATGGGTAAATCTAGCACAATGGGAGACTCTTAGGCAGCTATAAATTCCCAGTTCAGAGCGTATACATGCATGGCAAATGGGAAGTCAGGTCATAGGCATAACTTCTGCAGGCAGTCCTTGTCAGTCATCACAGTCCTTAAAATGCAATATGAAAGcaagatttttaaatgtttcaaatatatatttgtcttagtaagggtttctattACCGTGAAGAGACAATaataccatggcaactcttataaaggaaaaaatttaattgaggtggcagcttacactttcagaggtttagtccattataatcatggtggggagcacggcagtgtgcagacagacatggtagtGGAGAAGTAGCtttgagtcctacatcttacaggaaacaggaagtggtctaagtgtcatactgagggaagcttgagcaaaagagacctcaaagcccgcccccacagtgacattcttcctctaacaaggccacacatacttccacaaggccatacctcctaatagtaccattctctttggggccattttctttcaaactacaaTAATATTCAAagggttttttaattttgtgtttattcATGTATTAGATATTataaattctgcttaaaactgATTCTAAACTTCATTACAGGTAGTACAAAGTGTTGCAGAGACAGAACATATGTGGAGAAAATACTTTCTCAATGAAGTGAGCACTCCATGAGTGAAGGAACCTGGTCTTGTTTATCACTGCTCAGTCTTGATGGTCTAGATTTGTGCTCAGTACATTCTATTTGGCTGAATTATAAGAGCAAAGTGTTTGAGTTCTTTCTCCATTGACATATGCTAAGTTTTAATAGTTCTTATTCTTAAATCTGGCCCAGGTAGAGGGCAAAGGTAGCTCTTGGTTCTATGTGCATGAATAAGATACTTACTGTGAAGAAGCAGTAGATTTTTATCTGAAAAATAAACATGATGTTAATGCTACCTGAGGTTCTGTGAGGAATCACTAAAAGAACAGTGCACATGTTGGTACCTCAATAGTCTTGACTTGTAAACTCTTCAATTGTTTAAAGTGTCTGAAGAGTCATATTCAACAATACAAAAAGTATATAAGGAAGAAGTTTGTTTCTCTGCATCTGTGTAGAACAACTTCAAAATCTTCTATAATGCACAGGTTTATAATTTTAGATAACCTGGTGTGGGGCCTCAGTGAAGCTGGATAAATGACACATCAGTGCCTGTGTGTGAGACCCTCTTTGAACTCCTTGGAACTCAAGTATCAGTTTACTTACTGTGGAATTCAAAGATTCAGGAGGATATAATACTgattattttctctcttcctagTGTAGGGAGTTTTCTCAGGTATCTTTCAAATTGCAGTTTTACTTTTCTGATGAAGAATGAGGTGTTTTAAAGGAACAATCTTTCTTGCATTTCTGCCCCAGTTTTGCATGCATGCCACATAATATGATGTATAATACCACTGATTTTGTGAACTGATCCATCACAAATCATCCATATTTACTTGTTGTTATTCCTTTCTAGTTCATTACTAGACTCTAATTCCGTTCTACTAGACACTgggtttttaaagaaagatgtattttgtttaaattgtgtgtgtgtgtgcgtgtgcatgtgtgcgcacatgtgtacacatgagtaTTGAAGtacaagtgcccatggaggccagaggagtctGATTGATCCCCTTTGACCTGAAGTTgaaggcagttgtgaactgtctaatatgggtgctggaaacagaacatGGTTTCTATAtgagagcagtatgcactctttaCCGCTGAGTAACTCCACAGATCCTAGACATTGTATTTTAAGCTTACATCAGTTATAGAACATAAACTGGGATGACCTGTGACTATAGAAACCAACTAAACATCCCCCCTTTAACATCTTCCACTAAACTCTGAGCCTCTTCTCTGACAGCATTCTGGTGATGCCACGGCGGATCTCCTTAGTCTTAATGCTGTAGACAATGGGATTGATGACAGGGGGGAAGAAAAGGTAAGCATTGGCCATCATGGTTTGCAGCAGAGGAGACACATGATGTGCAAAGCGATGTACCATAGACAAGCCAATCATAGGTACATAATAAGCAAGCACAGCACAGACATGGGAGCCACATGTGTTGAGTGCTTTCTTCCGCCCTTCTCCTGTGGCAATGCCCAGTACAGTATGGAGAATAAGCCCATAGGACACCACAATGAGCAATGAATCTAGCCCAAAAGTGGCAGTAACAATGAAAAGTCCATAGATATTGTTGATAGAAATGTCCCCACAAGGTAAATGGATAAGGTTGGGGTGGAGGCAATAGGAATGAGAGAGGGCATTATGACCACAGAAGGGCAGTCTCTGTAACAGTATAGGCAATGGGGCCATTAGTATaacactcttcagtccaatgacaGCTCCTGTGCCAAAGATGCGAGGCAGTGTCAAGATAGTTGTATAACGCAGTGGGCTGTAGATGGCCACAAAGCGATCTACAGACATGGCTAACAACACAGCTGACTCCATAATGGAGAAAGAATGGATGAAAAACATTTGGAGAAGGCATGCTTCAAAGGTAATCTCAGAAGTATCAAAAAGGAAGATACCTAGTACTGTTGGTAGAGTGGAGGCAGAGACACCAACCTCAGCCAATGCTAGCATGGCAAGAAAGAGATACATGGGCTGATGCAGAGAAGTGTCTGTTCTGATGACATGAAGAATGGTGCCATTCCCAAGGAAGATGATGATGTACATCAGGCAGAAGGGGACAGATATCCAGATGTGCTTTGTCTCCAGCCCTGGGATGCCAACTAAAATGAATGTTGTAGGTAAGAACCCCTCAGAGCTATTGGAATTCTTCATGTTGAAATCTCATCCTGTGGGGGCAATGCCCCCTCAAAAGTCAGAAACAAACTAGTGAGATTATATTATGTTGAAAAAATTCATTGGGCaccaaggaaagagaagaagaaaacaaactttgATTCATGTGACCAAAGATCTCGTTTCCAAAAATTGACGGATGATtcccattaaaatattttcattgtgaaGGAATTTCTGTCATGAAGAAGTTATAGATGAA includes:
- the LOC131901114 gene encoding olfactory receptor 51J1-like, translating into MKNSNSSEGFLPTTFILVGIPGLETKHIWISVPFCLMYIIIFLGNGTILHVIRTDTSLHQPMYLFLAMLALAEVGVSASTLPTVLGIFLFDTSEITFEACLLQMFFIHSFSIMESAVLLAMSVDRFVAIYSPLRYTTILTLPRIFGTGAVIGLKSVILMAPLPILLQRLPFCGHNALSHSYCLHPNLIHLPCGDISINNIYGLFIVTATFGLDSLLIVVSYGLILHTVLGIATGEGRKKALNTCGSHVCAVLAYYVPMIGLSMVHRFAHHVSPLLQTMMANAYLFFPPVINPIVYSIKTKEIRRGITRMLSEKRLRV